The Synechocystis sp. PCC 6714 genome includes the window AGCTGACCGGAGAAGAGCAAAGGGCTGAATTGCCCTTGTTCGACGAGAAACCAGTGGAAACCATCGGAGAATTGGAAGCATTCAACCAAGAGCTTTCCTTTACCTCCAGCCATGGCGATGATTTAAACCTGCCTGGGGATTTACTGGAAGATTTTGGCACAGATATTCAGACCCCAGGGCCGACCACGGAAGAAATTTTGCCAGGGGATGCCGATGGTGGTGCAGATGGTCTTGACTTCCTACTGGAATTACAAACAGGGGAGCCGGAAATGTTCCCCGGGCAGGGCGAAGAAGAACTATTGCCGGATTTTTCCGCCGAAGAGTCCATCAGTATGAGTTTTACCGGCATGGAGATGTTGACCGAGCAGGGGGAAGATTTCCCTGATTTACTCGGGGCTAACCCGGAAACCCACGGGGGTGATCCGTTCATCAATATTCTGGATGAGGATCCCAATGCTTCGGATAACGATCTTTTGGCCCTCCTGCAAACTGATGAAGGTGGTGCGGATCAACCGAGGATAGACCAGGGGGAAGAGGATGATCTTTTTCCGAGTTTAGTGGATATGCTTGGCGAAGATGCCCCCAGCGATGGTGGTGAATTAGATGATCTTGATGCTTTATTGGGGGATACCAATCTATCCGGGTCTTCAGGCTCCTTGGATGATTTCGATTTTGGTCCCGAAAATCCTTGACCCTTTTTGCAGTCTAGATAAAGTCAACGGAGCGCCTAAACTTGTGATCCCTAGAAAGAATTAGACCAAGAAACGGATAAAGCCAAATTTAAGGGGCCTATCCGTTTTTTGTTGCCGGAAAGAATTGGTTAGTCAACTAATTCACTGTTGAATTCGTTATAAGTGCGTTGTTGAAGTTCAACGGACTCGGAACGGGGCAATAGGTCAAATAAATCCCGTAGAACATCGTCCACCACTTCAAATTTGAGGACCCCCTGGGCATCAAATACTTTTTTACCGTTTTTATCTAGGATCACCGTCTGGGGTACCCCGCCACTGTAATAGTAACCAGGTTCATCCCGGCGGAAGCGCTTTTGGTCAGGGATACCGTCAACGGAAACAGGAATAATGCTAGCAGCCCGGCCGTAAAATTCCTGCATGCGGGAAACGATGAAGGCATATTGTTTGCAGTCCCTACTGTCGTCGAGGTAGTAAACCAAAATAACTGGTAATTTGCGGTCAAAGGATTCCCTTAAATTTAAGCGGGGGGGCACCAGAGAACCATTGCCAGCATAGACAACAAAAATGTTGCCGTCGTAGCGGTCATCTTCCAGAGCGGCGATCGCCGTACCTTGATCAGAGAGGGAAAAGGGTAGAGTTCCCCAGATGCCGAACATTAAAATAACTAAGGCAAAGGTAGCCACAAGAAAACGCCGACAACGGGCTAACCAGGGGAAATACACAGACATATTCATCGTTGAAAAAACTCAGTCTAAAATAGGGCAAAGCCTTTCCCACTTTAAACTTTCCTGTGTCTTCTCAGCCCCATTCCACCCAATCTCGACCCCGACCGGGGGCATCCCCTTCCCCTTTTGCCAACAGTTATTACGGTGTGTTAGAGCTTCACCCCGCCGCCTCCCCCGTGGCCATCCGTCGGGCCTATCGGGAGTTGAGCAAACGTTATCACCCTGACACCACCCTATTGGCCGCAGACATTGCTACGCTGAAATTTCAGCGCTTGAATGAGGCCTATGCTGTTTTGAGCAATCCCGATCGCCGTTCTGTGTATGACTTGCAAATTGGTTATTCTCGTTGGAATGTAATCCAAGTGCCATCGGATCAACCGTGGGGACAAAATCAGGCCACAGTGGACAATTTTGGCAAAAACTCAGCCTATTTGGATGCTAGCGATCGCCCTTTGTCGGCGGGGGAGTTTTTTGCGCTGGCTCTTTTGGGCCTAACCCTGGGGGGCTGTTTGGCCTTGGCCCTGTTAATTGCCTGGCTGAGGGGAGACCCATTGGTAATTCCTAGCTTGCTACCATGGTTCATCAATCTGGGGTAGGAGAGTTTAATTTCAACCCAAACAAATCCCGTTACCCATGGCGAGTACATTGGCCTAATCTAGGCCAACTAAAGCCCGCCTCTGTCCATTGACCCAATGTTAATTTTGAAAAATCCTATGGCATCCCCACATGTTTTTTCCTGGCCCCAACGCTTGACCCTAATGGCTTTAACCTTTGCTTGGGGCTTGAGCTTGCCGGTGTTGGCCCAAACTAAGTCAGCGGTGCAATGGTACAACGATGGGGTGGATAAGCTAGCGGCGCAAAATTTCTCCGGGGCGATCGCCGATTTCACTGAATCCATTAAGCTTAATGACCAGGATGCCGATGCTTACTATAACCGGGGCTATGCCAAACATGTGCTGGGGCAATACCAAGCGGCCATTACGGACTATAACCAGGCCATTAGTTTAAATCCCCAATTTGCCTATGCCCTAGGTAACCGCTGTTACGCCTATTTTTTACTGAGCCAGTACGACAAAGCCATTCAAGATTGCAGCAATGCCATCGAAATTAATCCCAATTATGCGGACTTTTACGTTTACCGGGGTAATTCCCAGTCCCAATTGGGTAATGCCACCACGGCGATCGCCGACTATAACGATGCGATTCGTATCAATGCCCAGCATGCCAATGCCTATTACAATCGAGCGTTGACCCATAACCGTCTCAAGCAAGACCAACAGGCCCTGGCGGATTATAACCAAAGCATTCAGTTAGATCCCGACTCCGCCGAAGCCCACTTTAATCGGGGCTTAACCCAATACCGTCTGGGGGACGAACCCAAGGCGATCGCCGATCTGACCAAGGCCGCTTCGTTGTTCAATGCCCAGGGCAAGGCAGATATGGCGCAAAAAACGGAGGCCATACTGACCCAAATCCGGGCCATTGAGGCTTAGGTTGGACCTTTTAGAAGCGGTGCTTAAAGCCCATCAATTCAACCGGGCTGTACTAATACATAGGGTTGGACGATCAGGGTTTGAAATTCCCGTTCCGGCTGGTCATTCCAATCCGT containing:
- a CDS encoding thylakoid membrane photosystem I accumulation factor, giving the protein MNMSVYFPWLARCRRFLVATFALVILMFGIWGTLPFSLSDQGTAIAALEDDRYDGNIFVVYAGNGSLVPPRLNLRESFDRKLPVILVYYLDDSRDCKQYAFIVSRMQEFYGRAASIIPVSVDGIPDQKRFRRDEPGYYYSGGVPQTVILDKNGKKVFDAQGVLKFEVVDDVLRDLFDLLPRSESVELQQRTYNEFNSELVD
- a CDS encoding J domain-containing protein gives rise to the protein MSSQPHSTQSRPRPGASPSPFANSYYGVLELHPAASPVAIRRAYRELSKRYHPDTTLLAADIATLKFQRLNEAYAVLSNPDRRSVYDLQIGYSRWNVIQVPSDQPWGQNQATVDNFGKNSAYLDASDRPLSAGEFFALALLGLTLGGCLALALLIAWLRGDPLVIPSLLPWFINLG
- a CDS encoding tetratricopeptide repeat protein, with amino-acid sequence MASPHVFSWPQRLTLMALTFAWGLSLPVLAQTKSAVQWYNDGVDKLAAQNFSGAIADFTESIKLNDQDADAYYNRGYAKHVLGQYQAAITDYNQAISLNPQFAYALGNRCYAYFLLSQYDKAIQDCSNAIEINPNYADFYVYRGNSQSQLGNATTAIADYNDAIRINAQHANAYYNRALTHNRLKQDQQALADYNQSIQLDPDSAEAHFNRGLTQYRLGDEPKAIADLTKAASLFNAQGKADMAQKTEAILTQIRAIEA